A genomic window from Providencia alcalifaciens includes:
- a CDS encoding CNNM domain-containing protein, whose amino-acid sequence MDEVSTGTLIIILIVLIFLSAYFSASETSMMTLNHYRLKHLAKQGNRSAIRVEKLLRHPDRLLGLVLIGNNLINIVASALATIIGIRLYGNMGVAIATGALTFIILLFAEVIPKTIAALYPERIAFPSSFILSPLQKIMLPVVWALNTISTLFMSCCGIKVSNTRNDAVNKEELRTIVHESKNKISRRNQDMLISILDLDKVTVGDIMLPRNEIVGIDINDDWKSIVRQLTHSPHGRIVLYRDSLDDLIGILRVREAYRLMVEKREFNKQNLIKAADNIYFIPNSTPLNVQLVNFQHKKEKLGIIVDEYGEIQGLTTVEDILEEIVGDFTTSMSPSLAEEVMPQSDGSVLVDGTANIRDLNKAFDWNLPIDGPRTVNGMVLEVLGDIPQLEEQIVVGHYAIEVLVISDNIIKQVKITPLGFDSQTPEF is encoded by the coding sequence TTGGATGAAGTATCTACTGGTACTCTAATCATCATACTGATTGTTTTAATTTTTTTATCCGCTTATTTTTCAGCGTCAGAAACCAGCATGATGACGTTGAACCACTATCGGTTAAAACATTTAGCGAAACAAGGTAATCGCTCCGCTATCCGTGTTGAGAAACTACTACGCCATCCCGATCGCTTGCTGGGCTTAGTATTGATAGGTAACAACCTCATCAACATTGTTGCCTCTGCTCTCGCAACTATTATCGGGATACGCTTATATGGCAATATGGGTGTCGCCATTGCAACAGGTGCACTCACATTTATTATTTTGTTATTTGCAGAAGTGATACCAAAAACCATCGCTGCACTGTACCCAGAACGTATTGCCTTCCCCAGTAGCTTTATTCTTAGCCCACTGCAAAAAATCATGCTACCTGTTGTGTGGGCACTTAATACTATTTCCACCCTTTTTATGAGTTGCTGTGGGATAAAAGTCTCAAACACTCGTAATGATGCGGTCAACAAAGAAGAGTTGCGTACCATTGTTCATGAGTCCAAAAACAAGATCAGTCGCCGTAATCAAGATATGCTGATTTCGATTCTTGATTTAGACAAAGTGACCGTTGGCGATATTATGCTGCCACGTAATGAAATTGTGGGAATCGATATTAATGATGATTGGAAGTCGATTGTTAGGCAGCTCACCCACTCCCCTCATGGGCGTATTGTCCTGTATCGCGATTCTCTTGATGATTTGATTGGTATTTTGCGTGTACGAGAAGCTTATCGATTGATGGTAGAAAAACGCGAGTTCAACAAACAGAATTTAATCAAAGCTGCCGATAATATCTATTTCATTCCCAATAGTACGCCACTCAACGTTCAGTTGGTTAATTTCCAGCATAAAAAAGAGAAGCTTGGCATCATCGTTGATGAATATGGCGAGATTCAAGGTTTGACCACCGTAGAAGATATTTTGGAAGAAATTGTTGGTGATTTCACAACGTCAATGTCTCCTTCTTTAGCTGAAGAAGTCATGCCTCAGAGCGACGGTAGCGTCCTTGTGGATGGAACAGCAAACATTCGTGACCTGAATAAAGCATTTGATTGGAACCTCCCTATTGATGGTCCTAGAACCGTTAATGGGATGGTCTTAGAAGTATTAGGTGATATTCCACAGCTAGAAGAACAAATTGTTGTTGGTCACTATGCTATCGAAGTTTTAGTGATCAGCGATAATATTATCAAGCAAGTAAAAATTACCCCACTCGGTTTTGACTCACAAACTCCTGAATTTTAA
- a CDS encoding cytochrome C assembly family protein yields the protein MPVFAVIAVCTYMVSLLLIVPGQVRKQALYRRLAILLAIVAMVTHAITLKLQIFSEASGQNLTLLNLGSSVSLLMCLIMTVVSYLGRAWYLTPIVYSFAIINLILSTIMPGEFITHLEASTPLFIHIGLALLSYATLLIAALYAFQVAIIDYQLKNKILKFSPDMPPMMVIERKMFHVTQVGVILLTLTLCTGFIYMDNIFDKENIHKSVLSVVAWFVYVILLWGHFHGGWRGKRVLFFHVGGSLILTLAFFGNRLIQQLTMV from the coding sequence ATGCCCGTATTTGCAGTCATAGCAGTTTGTACATACATGGTCAGTCTGCTGCTGATCGTTCCTGGACAAGTGCGCAAGCAAGCTCTTTATCGTCGATTGGCTATTTTATTAGCTATCGTGGCGATGGTTACTCACGCAATCACGTTGAAATTACAAATTTTTAGTGAAGCCAGCGGGCAAAATCTCACCCTCTTAAATTTAGGCTCCTCTGTCAGTCTCTTAATGTGTTTGATTATGACAGTGGTTTCCTATTTAGGGCGTGCGTGGTACTTAACCCCTATTGTGTATAGTTTCGCGATTATTAACCTGATTTTATCTACGATTATGCCTGGTGAGTTTATTACTCATTTAGAGGCAAGCACCCCATTATTTATCCATATTGGCTTAGCGTTATTGAGCTATGCTACGTTGCTTATCGCGGCATTATATGCGTTTCAAGTCGCCATTATTGATTACCAACTTAAAAATAAAATTCTGAAATTTAGCCCCGATATGCCGCCAATGATGGTCATTGAGCGTAAAATGTTTCACGTTACTCAGGTTGGTGTCATTCTCTTAACATTAACGCTGTGCACGGGCTTTATTTATATGGATAACATCTTTGATAAAGAGAATATCCACAAATCCGTACTTTCCGTCGTTGCTTGGTTTGTTTACGTTATTTTGCTGTGGGGGCATTTTCATGGTGGATGGCGAGGCAAACGCGTCCTCTTTTTCCATGTGGGCGGCTCACTTATCCTTACCTTAGCGTTTTTTGGTAATCGATTAATTCAGCAATTAACCATGGTGTAA
- the ffh gene encoding signal recognition particle protein produces the protein MFDNLTDRLSRSLRNISGRGRLTDDNIKDTLREVRMALLEADVALPVVREFIQKVKESAVGQDVNKSLTPGQEFIKIVQNELTRAMGEENHQLNLSAQPPAVVLMAGLQGAGKTTSVAKLGKLLKEKQKKKVLVVSADVYRPAAIKQLETLAQAVGVDFFPSEVQEKPAAIVQKALKHAQLQFYDVLLVDTAGRLHVDEAMMEEIQEVHRIINPVETLFVVDAMTGQDAANTAKAFNEALPLTGVVLTKVDGDARGGAALSIRSITGKPIKFLGVGEKTDALEPFHPERVASRILGMGDVLSLIEEIEHKVDRDEAEKLAKKLKTGDTFDFNDFLNQLKQMRNMGGMTSMLSKMPGMSQLPDAVKSQMDDKITIRMEAMIQSMTRKEREKPEIIKGSRKRRIAAGSGTTVQEVNKLLKQFDDMQRMMKKMKKGGLAKMMRGMKGMMPPGFPGR, from the coding sequence ATGTTTGATAATTTAACTGACAGACTATCGCGCTCTTTGCGCAATATCAGCGGGCGTGGACGTCTGACTGATGACAATATTAAAGATACATTACGCGAAGTTCGCATGGCGTTACTGGAAGCCGACGTTGCTTTGCCAGTCGTCCGTGAATTTATTCAAAAAGTCAAAGAAAGTGCTGTTGGTCAAGACGTTAATAAAAGCCTAACACCGGGCCAAGAGTTCATTAAAATTGTTCAAAATGAACTGACCCGCGCAATGGGTGAAGAAAATCATCAGCTGAATTTATCTGCTCAGCCTCCGGCTGTTGTGTTGATGGCAGGTTTGCAAGGGGCGGGTAAAACAACCAGCGTTGCAAAACTGGGTAAACTGTTAAAAGAAAAGCAAAAGAAAAAAGTTTTAGTGGTCTCTGCCGACGTTTATCGCCCTGCGGCGATCAAACAGTTAGAAACTTTAGCACAAGCGGTTGGGGTTGATTTCTTCCCATCTGAAGTGCAAGAAAAACCAGCGGCAATTGTTCAAAAAGCCTTAAAACACGCACAATTACAATTCTACGATGTGTTGTTAGTGGATACCGCTGGTCGCTTACACGTTGATGAAGCGATGATGGAAGAGATCCAAGAAGTCCATCGTATTATCAATCCGGTCGAAACCTTGTTTGTGGTCGATGCCATGACGGGGCAAGATGCGGCAAACACAGCGAAAGCCTTTAACGAAGCGTTACCATTAACTGGGGTTGTTTTAACCAAAGTTGACGGTGATGCGCGTGGTGGTGCTGCATTATCCATCCGCTCCATTACCGGTAAGCCAATCAAATTCTTAGGGGTTGGTGAAAAAACTGATGCCCTTGAGCCATTCCATCCAGAGCGTGTGGCTTCACGTATTTTAGGCATGGGGGATGTGTTATCTCTGATTGAAGAGATTGAACACAAGGTTGACCGTGATGAAGCAGAGAAATTAGCGAAGAAGCTGAAAACAGGGGATACCTTTGATTTCAATGACTTCTTAAACCAGCTAAAACAGATGCGTAATATGGGCGGAATGACTAGCATGCTGAGTAAGATGCCAGGTATGTCCCAGTTACCGGATGCAGTTAAATCACAAATGGATGACAAAATTACCATCCGTATGGAAGCGATGATCCAATCCATGACGCGTAAAGAACGCGAAAAACCAGAGATTATCAAAGGATCGCGTAAACGTCGTATTGCTGCGGGTTCTGGAACCACAGTACAAGAGGTTAATAAACTCTTAAAACAGTTTGATGATATGCAGCGCATGATGAAAAAGATGAAAAAAGGCGGTCTCGCCAAGATGATGCGCGGTATGAAGGGTATGATGCCTCCGGGGTTCCCGGGGCGTTAA
- the rpsP gene encoding 30S ribosomal protein S16: MVTIRLSRGGAKKRPFYQIVVTDSRNARDGRFIERIGFFNPIAAGQAEELRLDLDRIEHWVGLGATVSDRVAQLVKQAKKVA; this comes from the coding sequence ATGGTAACAATTCGTTTATCTCGTGGCGGCGCTAAAAAACGTCCGTTCTACCAAATCGTTGTAACCGATAGCCGCAATGCGCGTGACGGTCGTTTCATTGAGCGTATCGGTTTCTTCAACCCGATCGCTGCAGGTCAAGCAGAAGAACTGCGTTTAGACCTGGACCGTATTGAGCATTGGGTTGGCTTAGGCGCAACTGTTTCTGACCGTGTTGCACAACTGGTCAAACAAGCTAAGAAAGTAGCTTAA
- the rimM gene encoding ribosome maturation factor RimM (Essential for efficient processing of 16S rRNA) has translation MSKQTKLLPPANPIVLGKLGAAYGIRGWLKVFSSTEHAESIFDYQPWFIQRSGQWQHIEIEDWKHHNKDIIVKLKGVEDRDAAALLTNFEIAVDSTQLPDLDNDEYYWKDLMGCHVVTSEGYDLGTVIDMMETGSNDVLVIKANLKDAFGIKERLVPFLDGQVIKKVDLSTKTIEVEWDPGF, from the coding sequence ATGAGCAAGCAAACTAAACTACTGCCTCCTGCAAACCCAATTGTATTGGGCAAATTAGGCGCGGCATACGGTATTCGTGGTTGGCTCAAAGTTTTTTCCTCCACCGAACATGCTGAAAGTATTTTTGATTATCAACCTTGGTTTATCCAACGCTCTGGTCAATGGCAACATATTGAAATAGAAGATTGGAAACATCATAACAAAGATATCATCGTCAAGCTCAAAGGGGTCGAAGACCGCGATGCAGCTGCTCTCTTGACCAATTTCGAAATTGCGGTTGATTCAACCCAACTTCCTGATTTGGACAACGACGAATACTACTGGAAAGACCTTATGGGCTGCCATGTAGTGACGTCTGAGGGTTACGACCTTGGTACTGTCATTGATATGATGGAAACGGGATCGAACGACGTTCTCGTGATCAAGGCAAATTTAAAAGATGCATTTGGCATCAAGGAGCGGTTGGTTCCGTTTCTTGATGGGCAGGTTATCAAGAAAGTCGATCTCTCCACCAAAACTATTGAAGTGGAGTGGGATCCTGGTTTTTAA
- the trmD gene encoding tRNA (guanosine(37)-N1)-methyltransferase TrmD, with product MWIGVISLFPEMFRAITEYGVTGRAVKNSLLTVECWNPRDFTHDRHKTVDDRPYGGGPGMLMMVQPLKDAIHAAKAEAGDGAKVIYLSPQGRKLGQDGVCELATNEKIILVCGRYEGIDERIIQTEIDEEWSIGDYVLSGGELPAMVLIDSVSRFIPGVLGHQASAQEDSFADGLLDCPHYTRPEVLDGMQVPDILLSGNHAKIDSWRMKQSLGRTWLRRPELLESLALTDEQRMLLAEFQREFQAEQPVNPDN from the coding sequence ATGTGGATTGGGGTAATTAGCCTGTTTCCCGAAATGTTCCGCGCAATAACCGAGTACGGGGTAACTGGTCGGGCAGTGAAAAATAGCCTGCTAACGGTTGAGTGTTGGAATCCGCGAGATTTTACTCACGATAGACACAAAACCGTTGATGATCGCCCCTATGGTGGTGGTCCGGGCATGCTGATGATGGTGCAACCGTTAAAAGATGCAATCCACGCAGCAAAAGCTGAGGCCGGTGATGGTGCAAAAGTGATTTATCTTTCGCCTCAAGGTCGCAAACTCGGTCAAGACGGAGTTTGTGAACTGGCAACAAATGAGAAGATAATTCTTGTTTGTGGTCGTTATGAAGGTATTGATGAGCGGATCATTCAAACCGAAATTGATGAAGAATGGTCAATCGGTGATTACGTTCTCAGTGGCGGGGAGCTCCCTGCTATGGTGTTGATAGACTCAGTATCTCGGTTTATTCCTGGAGTACTCGGTCATCAAGCTTCAGCTCAAGAAGATTCTTTTGCGGATGGCTTGTTAGATTGTCCTCACTATACCCGACCAGAGGTGTTAGACGGTATGCAAGTTCCTGATATATTACTGTCAGGAAACCATGCCAAGATCGATAGCTGGCGCATGAAGCAGTCACTCGGTCGTACCTGGCTTAGAAGACCTGAGCTTCTAGAAAGCCTAGCTCTGACTGACGAGCAGAGGATGTTGCTAGCTGAGTTCCAACGGGAATTTCAGGCTGAGCAACCAGTGAATCCAGACAATTAA
- the rplS gene encoding 50S ribosomal protein L19: MSNIIKQLEQEQMKQDVPSFRPGDTVEVKVWVVEGSKKRLQAFEGVVIAIRSRGLHSAFTVRKISNGEGVERVFQTHSPVVDSIAVKRRGAVRRAKLYYLRERSGKAARIKERLNAK, translated from the coding sequence ATGAGCAACATTATTAAACAACTTGAACAAGAGCAGATGAAGCAGGACGTACCTTCATTCCGTCCGGGTGACACCGTGGAAGTTAAGGTATGGGTCGTAGAAGGCTCTAAAAAACGTCTGCAGGCATTTGAGGGCGTGGTTATCGCTATCCGTAGCCGCGGTCTGCATTCTGCATTCACTGTTCGTAAAATTTCTAACGGCGAAGGTGTTGAGCGTGTATTCCAAACTCACTCTCCAGTCGTAGATAGCATTGCTGTTAAACGCCGTGGTGCTGTTCGCAGAGCTAAACTGTACTACCTGCGTGAGCGTTCTGGTAAGGCAGCTCGTATCAAAGAGCGTCTGAACGCCAAGTAA
- a CDS encoding 3-deoxy-7-phosphoheptulonate synthase yields MIMQKDVLNNVNIQDEQVLITPESLKQKYPLSHSNLHAIATSRKVIADIIHQRDPRLLVVCGPCSIHDVDAAIEYGERLQKLAAELSDSLYIVMRVYFEKPRTTVGWKGLISDPFMDGSFEMEKGLHIARDLLTNLVNMGLPLATEALDPNNPQYLGDLFSWSAIGARTTESQTHREMASGLSMPVGFKNGTDGSLSTAINALKAAAMPHRFMGINQSGQVCLLHTSGNKNGHVILRGGKTPNYDEQSIAACEAEMKKAGLEPSLMVDCSHGNSNKDFRRQPLVVDSIIEQIVNGNESITGIMLESHINEGNQSSEQPRENMKYGVSVTDACINWEETESVLRKLHQALSPMLEQRGQKLSKVS; encoded by the coding sequence ATGATCATGCAAAAAGATGTACTCAATAACGTGAATATTCAAGACGAGCAGGTTCTTATCACCCCTGAAAGTCTGAAGCAAAAATATCCATTGAGTCACAGCAACCTGCATGCCATTGCGACATCGCGTAAAGTGATTGCTGATATTATTCATCAGCGTGACCCGCGCTTACTCGTGGTATGTGGTCCTTGTTCAATCCATGATGTAGATGCTGCCATCGAATACGGTGAGCGTTTACAGAAACTTGCCGCTGAGTTAAGTGATAGCTTATATATTGTGATGCGTGTGTACTTTGAAAAACCACGTACCACCGTGGGTTGGAAAGGCTTAATTAGCGATCCATTTATGGATGGTAGCTTTGAAATGGAAAAAGGGCTGCATATCGCTCGCGATTTATTGACCAACTTAGTGAATATGGGATTACCACTGGCGACAGAAGCGTTAGATCCTAATAACCCACAATACTTAGGTGATTTATTCAGTTGGTCAGCAATCGGAGCGAGAACTACGGAATCCCAAACTCACCGTGAAATGGCATCCGGCTTATCAATGCCAGTCGGTTTTAAAAACGGCACAGATGGAAGTTTATCTACTGCCATCAATGCGTTAAAAGCCGCTGCAATGCCGCACCGCTTTATGGGAATCAACCAATCAGGTCAAGTTTGCTTGCTGCACACCAGCGGTAATAAAAATGGTCATGTGATCCTACGTGGTGGTAAAACGCCAAACTATGATGAGCAAAGCATTGCAGCTTGTGAAGCTGAAATGAAAAAAGCGGGGCTAGAACCATCATTAATGGTGGATTGCAGTCACGGTAACTCAAATAAAGATTTTCGTCGTCAGCCACTGGTGGTTGATTCAATTATCGAGCAAATTGTTAATGGTAATGAATCAATTACAGGTATTATGCTTGAAAGCCATATTAATGAAGGCAATCAGTCATCCGAACAACCACGTGAAAATATGAAATACGGGGTTTCGGTAACAGATGCATGCATTAACTGGGAAGAAACTGAGTCTGTGTTGCGTAAATTACACCAAGCATTATCACCAATGCTTGAGCAGCGCGGGCAAAAATTAAGCAAAGTGAGCTGA
- the tyrA gene encoding bifunctional chorismate mutase/prephenate dehydrogenase — MSAELSHLREQIDEVDKSLLDLLAKRLQLVAEVGEVKSQHGLPIYVPERESSMLAARRAEAERMGIPPDLIEDILRRIMRESYARENDKGFKTLNPAAGPIVIVGGNGKMGRLFHRLLSLSGYQVKLLGEQDWDNAASIVSGASVVMVSVPIHLTVDVIKRLPALDPETILVDIASVKQKPLEAMLSVHQGPVLGLHPMFGPDIGSVAKQVFAFCDGRKAESYQWLLEQLQVWGARLKAIKPEEHDRNMSFIQALRHFTTFTYGQNLAKEQVDLQQLLDLSSPIYRLELAMVGRLFAQDPQLYADIIMSSDDNVELIRRYYLLLGQSIEMLERKDKAEFIRQFEQVSQWFGEDAHHFMKESQSLLQRANDNRK, encoded by the coding sequence ATGTCTGCTGAATTATCCCATTTACGGGAACAGATTGATGAAGTTGATAAGTCACTATTAGATTTGTTAGCCAAACGACTTCAGCTAGTGGCTGAAGTCGGTGAAGTCAAAAGCCAACACGGCTTACCTATTTATGTGCCTGAGCGTGAATCCAGCATGTTGGCGGCTCGCCGAGCAGAAGCGGAACGAATGGGGATCCCCCCTGATCTGATTGAAGATATTCTTCGACGAATTATGCGTGAGTCTTATGCTCGCGAAAATGATAAAGGATTTAAAACGCTGAACCCTGCGGCTGGTCCGATTGTGATCGTCGGTGGAAATGGGAAAATGGGGAGGTTATTTCACCGTTTACTTTCCTTGTCGGGTTATCAGGTTAAATTGCTGGGTGAGCAGGATTGGGATAATGCGGCATCAATAGTCTCTGGTGCGAGCGTGGTGATGGTCAGTGTGCCTATCCACCTCACTGTTGATGTCATTAAACGTTTGCCTGCTTTAGATCCAGAAACAATTTTAGTGGATATTGCTTCTGTGAAGCAAAAGCCACTTGAGGCTATGCTGTCTGTACATCAAGGCCCAGTATTAGGATTACATCCGATGTTTGGTCCTGATATTGGCAGTGTTGCCAAGCAAGTTTTTGCATTCTGTGATGGGCGAAAGGCGGAGTCTTACCAATGGCTGCTGGAGCAGCTGCAAGTTTGGGGTGCACGCTTGAAAGCGATTAAGCCTGAAGAGCATGATCGCAATATGAGTTTTATTCAGGCATTACGTCACTTTACGACGTTTACTTATGGGCAAAATTTAGCGAAAGAGCAGGTTGATCTACAGCAGTTGTTGGATCTCTCTTCTCCCATTTATCGTCTTGAATTGGCAATGGTAGGACGCTTGTTTGCACAAGATCCACAATTGTATGCGGATATCATCATGTCTTCGGACGATAATGTTGAATTGATCCGCCGTTATTACCTACTTTTGGGTCAATCCATTGAAATGCTGGAGCGTAAAGATAAAGCCGAATTTATTCGACAATTCGAGCAAGTCAGTCAGTGGTTTGGTGAAGATGCTCATCATTTCATGAAAGAAAGCCAGTCTCTATTACAACGGGCGAACGATAACCGTAAATAG
- a CDS encoding methyl-accepting chemotaxis protein: MSFKHLKISLKLTIAFGVFITLIVLSSLFSLVNMNRANESIQNVIFKSYPITANANSVMDNFYSYIGIQELILLDDRGSEKRKEELVKISQNISDLLDELDRSITDSRSREVLDNIQEVRAKFINTQQQMMEFMNQGNRQAAIEMMMTKTSAIQREYREQVQNLIAIQNMLMQETGYQVEDDYKANRVLLAFLSIISIVAGCVMGWYITRIITRPLEQAVDFAKSIASGDLTQNIQAQSKDETGVLLESLSEMKGHLLEIVQEVQNRSESISAAAGQIVAGNQNLAARTEEQAASVEQTASSMEQITSTVQNTTEHTHEATMLADNTAVIVKNNGQMMIQLTDKMRAINGSSLQMTDIINLIDSIAFQTNILALNASVEAARAGEHGRGFAVVAGEVRLLAQKSAASASDIRSLIENSSSQTQEGLELVEQASQQIHGMVASVEEMNALLREIGQASREQSDGISQINSAVGQLDLTTQQNAGLVEESVVAADSLNEQAYHLQQLVSYFKLSAVVQKL; this comes from the coding sequence ATGTCTTTTAAGCACCTCAAAATTAGTTTGAAATTAACTATCGCGTTTGGCGTTTTCATCACGCTAATTGTTTTAAGTTCCCTGTTTTCATTAGTGAATATGAATCGTGCCAATGAAAGCATTCAGAACGTCATTTTTAAAAGTTACCCAATAACCGCTAATGCAAACTCGGTAATGGATAATTTTTATTCTTATATTGGTATTCAAGAATTGATTTTATTGGATGACCGAGGGAGTGAAAAACGCAAGGAAGAGCTGGTTAAAATTAGCCAAAACATTTCTGATCTGCTGGATGAGTTAGACCGAAGCATAACCGATAGCCGTTCTCGTGAAGTGCTTGATAATATCCAAGAGGTGAGAGCTAAATTTATTAATACTCAGCAACAGATGATGGAGTTTATGAATCAGGGCAACCGCCAAGCTGCGATTGAAATGATGATGACAAAAACATCAGCCATTCAGCGGGAATATCGTGAACAAGTCCAAAACCTGATTGCCATCCAAAATATGTTGATGCAAGAAACGGGCTATCAGGTAGAAGATGACTATAAAGCAAATCGTGTTTTATTAGCATTTTTATCCATCATTAGCATTGTTGCGGGCTGCGTTATGGGATGGTACATCACGCGCATTATCACTAGACCTTTAGAGCAAGCAGTTGATTTTGCTAAATCGATTGCCAGTGGTGATTTGACTCAAAATATTCAAGCACAATCTAAAGATGAAACAGGGGTCTTGCTTGAGTCGCTCAGTGAAATGAAAGGCCATCTACTTGAGATTGTCCAAGAGGTTCAAAATAGATCCGAGAGTATTTCTGCGGCAGCAGGGCAAATTGTTGCGGGTAATCAGAACTTAGCGGCTAGAACGGAAGAGCAAGCGGCTTCTGTTGAGCAAACGGCGAGTTCGATGGAGCAAATTACATCAACGGTACAGAACACCACTGAACATACCCACGAAGCGACAATGTTAGCCGACAATACAGCGGTAATAGTCAAAAATAATGGACAGATGATGATTCAGCTCACAGACAAAATGCGGGCAATTAATGGCTCATCCTTACAAATGACTGATATTATTAATCTAATTGATTCCATTGCTTTTCAAACCAATATTTTAGCACTGAATGCTTCAGTGGAAGCGGCAAGGGCCGGAGAACATGGCAGAGGATTTGCAGTGGTAGCTGGTGAAGTGAGATTACTGGCACAAAAAAGTGCTGCCTCAGCCAGTGATATTCGTTCATTAATTGAAAATTCGTCTTCGCAAACTCAAGAGGGATTGGAGTTAGTTGAGCAAGCTAGCCAGCAAATTCATGGTATGGTTGCTAGCGTTGAAGAGATGAATGCATTGCTGCGTGAAATTGGGCAAGCTAGCCGTGAACAGAGTGATGGAATATCGCAGATTAACAGTGCGGTAGGGCAATTGGATTTAACAACGCAACAAAATGCAGGGCTAGTTGAGGAATCGGTAGTGGCAGCAGATTCGCTTAATGAACAAGCCTACCATCTACAACAGTTGGTCAGTTACTTTAAATTGAGTGCGGTAGTGCAAAAGTTGTAA
- the pheA gene encoding bifunctional chorismate mutase/prephenate dehydratase: protein MKNSTNLLKVREKISQLDSELLGLLAKRRGYAIEVAETKIDDNRPIRDKERERQLLDVLINKGTPLGLDGFYITRLFQMIIEDSVLTQQAILQKHLNLTPSDTARFAFLGPKGSYSHVAARQYSARHFDQLVECSCHKFQDIFSLVESGQADYGILPIENTSSGAINDVYDLLQNTSLSIVGEIRLPINHCLLTVSGSELSKIDTVYSHPQPFQQCSQYLSQFPHWKIEYCDSTSTAMQKVVEHNSPNIAALGSEAGGALYGLNVLEHNLANQQINMTRFIVVAPRAIEVTEQVPAKTTLLITTGQQAGALVDALIILKNNKIVMSKLESRPINGKPWEEMFYVDVHANLRSDNMQQALKELAEITRSIKILGCYPSENIVPVEPEKVAP, encoded by the coding sequence ATGAAAAATAGCACTAATCTATTGAAAGTAAGAGAAAAAATAAGCCAACTGGATAGTGAATTACTCGGTCTTTTAGCAAAACGTCGTGGCTATGCAATTGAAGTTGCTGAAACGAAAATCGATGATAACCGCCCAATCCGTGACAAAGAACGCGAACGCCAATTACTCGATGTATTAATTAATAAAGGCACACCTCTTGGTCTTGATGGTTTTTATATTACACGCTTGTTTCAGATGATCATTGAGGATTCTGTCCTTACCCAGCAAGCTATCCTACAGAAACATTTAAACCTAACACCTAGCGATACCGCAAGATTTGCATTTTTAGGGCCGAAAGGTTCTTATTCCCATGTTGCCGCCCGCCAATATTCAGCTCGTCATTTTGACCAACTTGTTGAATGCAGCTGCCATAAGTTCCAAGATATCTTTTCACTCGTTGAAAGTGGTCAAGCAGATTACGGTATTTTACCTATCGAGAATACCAGCTCAGGGGCAATTAATGATGTTTACGATTTACTGCAAAATACATCATTATCCATTGTCGGTGAAATACGTTTACCAATTAACCATTGCTTGTTGACCGTGTCAGGCAGTGAATTAAGTAAGATTGATACGGTTTATAGCCATCCTCAGCCCTTCCAGCAATGTAGCCAATATTTATCTCAATTCCCTCATTGGAAAATTGAATATTGCGACAGCACATCTACAGCAATGCAAAAAGTAGTAGAACATAATTCCCCTAATATAGCTGCATTAGGTAGTGAAGCCGGCGGAGCATTGTATGGTTTAAATGTGCTAGAACATAACTTAGCGAATCAGCAAATTAATATGACTCGCTTTATTGTTGTGGCTCCACGTGCGATTGAAGTGACTGAACAAGTTCCCGCAAAAACCACATTACTGATCACAACAGGTCAACAAGCTGGTGCATTAGTGGATGCTTTAATTATCTTAAAAAATAATAAGATAGTGATGAGTAAATTGGAGTCTCGCCCAATTAATGGTAAGCCGTGGGAAGAGATGTTTTATGTGGATGTTCACGCTAACTTACGTTCAGATAATATGCAACAAGCCCTGAAAGAGTTAGCGGAGATCACTCGTTCAATTAAAATTCTTGGCTGCTATCCATCAGAAAATATCGTTCCTGTAGAACCTGAGAAGGTAGCTCCATAA